In Aphelocoma coerulescens isolate FSJ_1873_10779 unplaced genomic scaffold, UR_Acoe_1.0 HiC_scaffold_431, whole genome shotgun sequence, one genomic interval encodes:
- the LOC138101702 gene encoding collagen alpha-1(VIII) chain-like, whose translation MGVLGVTGMSGIPGMSGIPGMLGMSGMSGMNAGSAGNVGNSGSVGSLGSAGNAGSAGSVGNVGISGIPGVPGMPGVLGIPGMTGMLGVLGMPGMMGVSRMLGMLGIPGVLGMSGMLGIPGMLGVLGMSGMSGILGVLGVPGMLGMLGMMGVLGILGVLGMLGVTGMSGIPGMPGVTGMPGVLGVSGMMGVSGMLGMLGIPGVLGVLGMPGMLGIPGMSGIPGVLGVTGMSGMPGILGMPGVLGVLGVPGVMLGMLGIPGVLGVLGMPGMLGVLGMLGVPGIPGMPGILGMLGVAGVLGIPGVLGMPGVLGVVGMPGMLGMLGVAGVLGVPGVLGVLGIPGMLGVLGVLGMLEYREFWQCWECWECRECREFRECWE comes from the exons atgggagtgctgggagtgaCGGGAATGTCAGGAATTCCGGGAATGTCAGGAATTccgggaatgctgggaatgtCAGGAATGTCGGGAAT gaatgctgggagtgctgggaatgtCGGGAATTCCGGGAGTGTTGGGAGTCTTGGGAGTGCCGGGaatgctgggagtgctgggagtgtTGGGAATGTTGGAATATCGGGAATTCCAGGAGTGCCAGGAATGCCGGGAGtgctgggaattccaggaatgaCAGGaatgctgggagtgctgggaatgccgggaatgATGGGAGTGTCGAGAAtgctgggaatgttgggaattccaggagtgctgggaatgtcgggaatgctgggaattccaggaatgctgggggtgctgggaatGTCGGGAATGTCGGGAAttctgggagtgctgggagtgccgggaatgttgggaatgctgggaatgatgggagtgctgggaattctgggagtGTTGGGAATGCTGGGAGTGACGGGAATgtcgggaattccgggaatgcCGGGAGTGACGGGAATGCCGGGAGTGCTGGGAGTGTCGGGAATGATGGGAGTGTcgggaatgctgggaatgttgggaattccaggagtgctgggagtgctgggaatgccgggaatgttgggaattccgggaatgtCGGGAATTCCGGGAGTGCTGGGAGTGACGGGAATGTCAGGAATGCCGGGAATACTGGGAATGCCGGgagtgctgggagtgctgggagtgcCAGGAGT AAtgctgggaatgttgggaattccaggagtgctgggagtgctgggaatgccgggaatgctgggagtgctgggaatgttgggagtgccgggaattccgggaatgccaggaattctgggaatgctgggagtgGCGGGAGTGCTGGGAATTCCAGGAGTGCTGGGAATGCCAGGAGTGCTGGGAGTGGTGGGAATGCCGGGAATGTTGGGAATGCTGGGAGTGGCGGGAGTGCTGGGAGTGCCAGGAGTGTTGGGAGtgctgggaattccaggaatgctgggagtgctgggagtgtTGGGAATGTTGGAATATCGGGAattctggcagtgctgggaatgctgggaatgcCGGGAGtgccgggaattccgggaatgctgggaatga